ATGCCGAGCGGCGTCTGCAAGAAGCGCGGGTAGCTTTAGAGACGGTGCGTCAGAACGAGTTTAGCGAGATTGCGGCTTATCGGGCAGAGGTGGAACAGGCCGAGGCTTTATTGGCCGATGCGTCACGCCCGGCCACACCTGATCAGATTGCGGCTGCCGAGAAGCGAATCTTGCAGGCCGAGGCGCGATTGGCGCAACTGACTATCAATCATCCCAATGAAGTTGCCGTTTACGAAGCAGAACTGCGCAAGGCTGAAGCTGATTTTGCCCGTCTGGTAGCTGAACCAACCAGCGCCCAGATCGCGATTGCGCAGGCACGGATCGAGCGCGCTGAAATTGAGGTGCGGCGGGCTGAATTGAACCGTGAACGGTACCAGATTCGAGCACCGATTGATGCGACGGTGGTCACAGTAACGGTGCAACCTGGTCAGACGGTTGAAGCCAATCAGCGGGTTATCACCCTGGCAACGCTGGATCAGTGGCAAATTGTGGTGCCTAACTTGAGTGAAATTCATGTCAGCCTGATCCAGGAAAACGATCCGGTCACGATCAGTTTCATCGCTCTCCCTGATCTACGTCTGAGCGGAAGGGTCAGCTACATCGAACCGATTGGTCAGGAGACCGGTATCGGTACGACGTATACCGTGCGCATTATTCCCGATAGCTGGGATCAGCGGCTGCGCTGGAATATGAATGCGCAAGTCGTCTTTTCGGCAGGTCAGTAACCATCCTGGAGGAGGAAGCAAATGACGAGTGCGAAGACGCCTCATGCCTTGATTACCGGTGGCGCAGGGTATATTGGTTCTTTACTAACCGGCGTGCTCTTGAATCAGGGCTGGTCGGTAACCGTGGTAGACGACCTTCTCTTCGGGGGCGCGTCTCTGTTAGGCTACTGGCATCATCCGCGCTTCCGTTTTGCAAAAGGCGATATTTGCGATCCGGCGACCCTGCGTGCCACCGGTGATGGTATTGCCGTCGGTGATTTGCCACCTGCATCGTTCGATGCGGTCATTCATTTGGCAGCAATTGTCGGTTTTCCAGCCTGTCAGATGGTAGGGCCGCAGGTCGCCTGGCGCTATAACTTTGAAGGAACCAAACGGGTTTTCGCCGCCGCTGAGGCTGGACGGGTTGGGCGTTTCGTCTTTGCTTCCACCTACAGCAATTACGGTCTCTCTCCTGATGGCAAGCCGGTCACCGAAGAGTCGCCGCTGAACCCGCAATCACTCTACGCCGAGACGAAGATTGCGGCCGAGCAGTTCCTGCGCGAAAACACGGCCGGGGCAGCGACTATGCCGATTCTCTTCCGTTTCGCCACGCTGTTTGGGGTGTCGCCCCGCACACGTTTTGATCTCATCATTAACCAGTTCGTCCTCGAAGCGATCACACGCCGCAAACTGATCATCTATCAGCGCGGCTATGCGCGTTCGTTCGTGCACGTGCGCGATGTATGTGATGCAATCTTGCTGGGTCTGGAAGCTCCGGAGGCGGTTGTCAATCGCGAGATTTTTAATGTGGGGAGTGATGAGGGGAATTACACCAAGGATGAAATTGTGGCCCTGGTGCAACGACACGTCGAGGGAACTGTGGTCGAGTACAAAGACTTGACCTTCGGTGGTGATATGCGCGATATTCGCGTTTCGTTTGCCAAAATCCGGGAACGCCTCGGTTTCCGACCGCGGATTAGCGTCGAACAGGGCATTCGCGAGGTGGCCAGTGTCTTGACGAACGGTGTGATCAAAGACGCACTTGATAGCCAGTACCGCAACGCTCAGTTCATCGTCCAGTAAGCCCTGCTCTGTGAGGTTTCTATGCATCTCAACAATCATCACTGGCCTGATAGCTATGAGTTCTGGCAGGACAAATCTGTTGTAGTGACGGGTGGTGCCGGCTTTCTCGGTTCGTATGTAGTCGAAAAGCTACATGAGCGTGGTGCGCGGCGGATCGTTGTTCCACGTTCGCACCAGTACGATCTGCGCCAGCTTGAGGCTATTCGCCAGCTTCTAGCCGATGCGCAACCCGATATTGTCATCCATATGGCGGCCCGGGTTGGCGGTATCGGTGCCAATCGCGATCATCCGGCAGAGTTCTTCTACGATAACCTGATGATGGGCGTACAGCTTTTGCACGAGAGCTGGCGGTTTGGCGTACAGAAGTTCGTGACGATTGGTACGGTTTGTGCATATCCCAAATATACGCCGGTGCCGTTTAAGGAAGACGACCTCTGGAACGGCTACCCGGAAGAGACGAACGCGCCATACGGTCTGGCGAAAAAGATGCTGCTCGTGCAGGGTGAGGCGTACCGCCAGCAGTACGGTTTCAATTCGATCTTTCTATTGCCGGTCAATCTCTACGGCCCACGCGATAATTTCGATTTAGAAACGTCGCACGTGATTCCTGCCCTGATCCGCAAATGTATTGAAGCCACCGAACGCGGTGACGATGAGATTGTGGTTTGGGGTGACGGTTCACCAACCCGCGAGTTCATTTATGCCGCTGATGCTGCTGAAGGTATCTTGCTGGCGAGTGAGCGTTACAACGATCCGGCACCGGTGAACATTGGCAGTAGTTACGAAATTAGCATTCGCGATCTGGTCACCTTGATCGCCGATCTGACCGGCTTTCGCGGGCGGATTGTCTGGGATACGACGAAGCCCAATGGTCAACCGCGTCGTAAGCTCGATGTGAGCCGGGCGTGGGAGCGGTTTGGCTTCCGGGCCGAAACGACGTTTGCCGATGGTCTGCGGGCAACGATTGCATGGTATCGCAGCCAGCGTGAGTCGCTTATGGCAATGCGAGCAGTTGGTGAGGCACACTGATATGACAATGGTACATGGTTCGGCACCAGCAATTACCGATCTACCACCACCACCGGCTAACCGGTCGGGCTGGCCGTGGACGGTCGCAACGCCACCGGCTCCCCAGCGGCCAGGTGGGTGGCCGCGTATCACGATTGTAACACCGTCGTATCAGCAGGCTGCCTACCTGGAAGAGGCCATTCGCTCGGTATTGTTGCAAGGTTATCCGAACCTTGAATACATTGTGATGGATGGCGGCAGCCGCGATGGTAGTGTTGAGATCATTCGCCGCTACGCACCATGGCTAAGCTACTGGCAATCCAAACCGGATGGTGGTCAATCAGCAGCATTGGCCGACGGTTTTGCGCGGGCAACCGGTGAGATCCTGGCCTGGATCAATTCTGATGATCGGTTGCAGCCTGGTGCGCTGCAACGAGTCGGTCGCTTCTTTGCCGAACGGCCCTGGCTGGCCTTCGCCAGCGGTGATGTGAATTTCATCGATGCTGAAGGGCGGGTAACAGCCCGGATTTTCGCGTTACCGCCTAATCCGACCCTGACTGCACTCCTGGGTGTGCATCGCTGGCCGCAGCAAGGGTGCTTTTGGCGGCGCAGTGTGTATGAACAGGTAGGTGGGGTTGATCGCCAGTTACGTTTCTGCATGGATCGCGATCTTTTCATTCGCCTCAGCGCAGCCGGTCCCAGCCGCCGTTTGCCCGGTCCGCCGCTCGGTGACTTTCGCCTGCACGAAGAAGCGAAAACCGCCACTCTGCATGCGGTCTGGCAGCGCGAGCATGCCCTGCTCCAGCGGCGTTATGGTCAACCGGTTAGTATATACCGCTATGCCGGCCTGCGCATGCTCTGGTGGCTCTGGCAAAAACACGCCAGTTTGCGGAATCGGCTGTATCGCGCCTACGGTGTAGAGTGCTAGCAAGGCGATGCGATGATTGTTCCTGGCCCAATCATTCTGAACCCGATAGAACTGGCGTTGCTCGGATTAGTGTGCCTCTATGCTGTCTGGCGTGGGCGGCCAGAGATTCCGCTGGCGATGTATTTGTCGGTGGCACTCTGGACTCGCACGGTCTTCGTGGGGCCGAGCGCAGCTACATGGCCGTTGCTGATGACGATTGTACTGGCACTCATCCGGTATCTCCACGTCGTGCGACCGTGGTCGTTGTTGCCACAGCGACTCGATGCAACCACCCGCCAACTGGTGCCGGCTACCGATTCGTGGATCATACCGTGGATGGGATTGTGGTGGAGCTGGGCGCTTTGTGTACTCTTTCTGTTTGATTATACGAATAAGATGACAATTGCGCGTCCGGTATTGCTGTTCATTGTCTTTGGCTCGCTCGTTGCCTTGATGGTGATCCGTGACGCTGGTGCAGCAAGACGGTTTGCACTTGCCTACCTGTTGGCCAGTGCCTATGGGTTGTATGCGGCGCTGCGCTTCATCGATGTTCCGCTCAGTTATCTGTTAAGTGATCCTGGTCTTTCATCGTTGCCGTATCGGAATCTTGGTATTCGTGAATACAACTTCTTCTCCCACCACTTAAGTATTGCGTTTCTGTTGGGACTTGGCCTTTTCCTCCAGGCCCGGCATTTATGGTCGATGATAGCCGTGCTTGCTCTGGCGCTCTTCTGTGGTTACGGAGTATTTCTTACCGGCGCCCGGCAATCACTCAGCGGGGCGGGATTAGCTGCCAGTTTGATCTTCGCCTGGGCATTGTCGCGTTCGGGCAAGAAGCCCTGGCGCGTACCGCTGGCGATTGCTGCAATCGTAGTGATTGTCGTCTTTCTCTATCAGGTTGCTCCCCACCTGGTGGTACGGGAAGGTGAGAGTGGTCTTGGCGAGTCGTTCAATGTCTTTGAAGATCGCGGTGGTTTGTGGTTGATTGGCTGGAACTATTTTCTCGCTTCACCGGTGTGGGGGTGGGGGTTTGAACAGAAACTCTGGTCACACAATATCTTTATCGGTACCCTGGCCGACCAGGGGCTGGTTGGGATGGTGTTCCTGATTGGTTATCTCGTTTGGGCATTGCGTCGGTTGCCGGCGGTCTGGGCACAGACCCCCAACGATGATCGGTCCATTTGGCGGGTTGTCTTCTTTAGTTTGTTTCTCTTCGCGGTGGTACACGGCCAGGCATCGGGAAATACGATGTCAACCGCTCATTTGCACTGGCCGCTTTGGGCAGTGTGGGCACTCAGTATCGGTGTAGCGACGGCTCCTGCTCATCAACCATTGCCGGCACTATGCGAGTACGTCAGCATGCAGTTACAGCAGGGGTACAGCAATGAATGACCCGCGGATCACGTTCGGCATGATTGTGCTCAATGGCGAGCCATTTCTACGCTACAATTTGCGTGCCATTTACCCCTATGCGCATCAGATCATTGTGGCAGAAGGTGCCAGTCCACGGGCAGCCCACTCGGCCACCCCTGATGGTCATTCACTTGACGGTACGTTACAAACGTTGTACCGCTTCAAAGCGGAAGAAGACCCTGACGACAAATTGATCATCGTCACTGCCGAGATGTGTGGCCATCCAAATGGCTTCTGGCCGGGCGAGAAGGACGAACAGAGTCGTGCGTATGCTGAACGGGCAACCGGTGATTGGTTATGGCAGATTGATGTTGATGAGTTTTACCATCCCGCCGATATTGCCCGGGTAGCAGCGTATCTCCAGCAGCATCCCGAAACCAGTTGTCTCTGTTTTCGAGCCTATCATTTCTGGGGTGGCTTTGATTACCTGGCCGATGGTGGTTTTTTCTGGCATCGACAATACCAGGGCGAGCCGTGGGGCCGTTATCGGCGAGTCTTCCGCTGGCGGCCAGGGTACCGCTACGACAGCCATCGCCCGCCGACGATTGTGGATGAACGTGGGCGGAATGTGACCCGGCGTCGGATTGTACATGCTGATGCGTTTGGGGTGTGGATGTATCACTACTACATGGTGTTTCCGCACCAGTATACCCGTAAAGGGGCGTATTACCAGAATCAACCGTGGGAACGCGAGCGTGGTCGTTTGCAGAAAAATCTCGATCTGCTCAGCGAAGTAAATCTGACAAACGGCCTGCGGATTATGGATCAGTACGGTACTCGCAACTGGTTGTGTCGTTTTGCTGGCCGCCATCCACAGCCTATCGAAGCGTTACGGGCTGATATAGCAGCCGGGAGGGTGGTCGTTGAACAACGGCGTACCGACGATATTGAGCGTCTGCTCGCCGATCCGCGCTACGCGCAGATGGTACAGGTAGCCCAGAAACAGGAACGGCTGCGGGCCTGGCGAGATTATCTGACATACCTGCTCTGGTGGCGACCACGAGCCTCTCTGATTCAATTGGTACGTGAACAGACACCACCAGCATTGGTGAGACGATTACCACCAGCGTTGCAAGCCAAATTTATTCCAGAACATCGCCGGCGCTATCAAGCACAATGGGCACGCTATCAGCGTTCAATCGGTTCAGGAGACGCAACGTGAAGCAACCACTGTTCAGCATTATTACGATTACCTTGAATTGCGCAGCAGATGCCGAGCAGACGGCACGTAGCGTGCTGGCACAAGATTTTGCCGACGTTGAATACCTGGTGAAAGATGGCTGTTCAACCGACGGTACAGTCGAGCGTCTCCAGGCTCTCGGTGTGCGGGTGATCGTTTCTCCTGATACCGGTATTTATGATGCCATGAATCAGGGGGTTGCCCACGCCCGAGGAACGTATGTCTGTTTTCTCAACGCTGGTGATCGGTTTGCTGGGCCAGACGTGCTCTCGGCAGTGGCGGAGGAGATTGCCCGCAGTGGCGAACCCGATTTTCTCTACGGTGATGTGCGCTCGTTTGTCCAGCATCCGCATCTGGGAACCGGGCATGCCGGTGCCGGTCGGTTGATTACCTACCCTGATCGGCTCAATCGCTTCTGGCTATACCGCAAAATGATCTGTCAGCAGGTCTGGTTTGTCCG
This genomic window from Chloroflexus aurantiacus J-10-fl contains:
- a CDS encoding glycosyltransferase family 2 protein, coding for MTMVHGSAPAITDLPPPPANRSGWPWTVATPPAPQRPGGWPRITIVTPSYQQAAYLEEAIRSVLLQGYPNLEYIVMDGGSRDGSVEIIRRYAPWLSYWQSKPDGGQSAALADGFARATGEILAWINSDDRLQPGALQRVGRFFAERPWLAFASGDVNFIDAEGRVTARIFALPPNPTLTALLGVHRWPQQGCFWRRSVYEQVGGVDRQLRFCMDRDLFIRLSAAGPSRRLPGPPLGDFRLHEEAKTATLHAVWQREHALLQRRYGQPVSIYRYAGLRMLWWLWQKHASLRNRLYRAYGVEC
- a CDS encoding GDP-L-fucose synthase family protein, with protein sequence MHLNNHHWPDSYEFWQDKSVVVTGGAGFLGSYVVEKLHERGARRIVVPRSHQYDLRQLEAIRQLLADAQPDIVIHMAARVGGIGANRDHPAEFFYDNLMMGVQLLHESWRFGVQKFVTIGTVCAYPKYTPVPFKEDDLWNGYPEETNAPYGLAKKMLLVQGEAYRQQYGFNSIFLLPVNLYGPRDNFDLETSHVIPALIRKCIEATERGDDEIVVWGDGSPTREFIYAADAAEGILLASERYNDPAPVNIGSSYEISIRDLVTLIADLTGFRGRIVWDTTKPNGQPRRKLDVSRAWERFGFRAETTFADGLRATIAWYRSQRESLMAMRAVGEAH
- a CDS encoding O-antigen ligase family protein produces the protein MIVPGPIILNPIELALLGLVCLYAVWRGRPEIPLAMYLSVALWTRTVFVGPSAATWPLLMTIVLALIRYLHVVRPWSLLPQRLDATTRQLVPATDSWIIPWMGLWWSWALCVLFLFDYTNKMTIARPVLLFIVFGSLVALMVIRDAGAARRFALAYLLASAYGLYAALRFIDVPLSYLLSDPGLSSLPYRNLGIREYNFFSHHLSIAFLLGLGLFLQARHLWSMIAVLALALFCGYGVFLTGARQSLSGAGLAASLIFAWALSRSGKKPWRVPLAIAAIVVIVVFLYQVAPHLVVREGESGLGESFNVFEDRGGLWLIGWNYFLASPVWGWGFEQKLWSHNIFIGTLADQGLVGMVFLIGYLVWALRRLPAVWAQTPNDDRSIWRVVFFSLFLFAVVHGQASGNTMSTAHLHWPLWAVWALSIGVATAPAHQPLPALCEYVSMQLQQGYSNE
- a CDS encoding glycosyltransferase family A protein — encoded protein: MNDPRITFGMIVLNGEPFLRYNLRAIYPYAHQIIVAEGASPRAAHSATPDGHSLDGTLQTLYRFKAEEDPDDKLIIVTAEMCGHPNGFWPGEKDEQSRAYAERATGDWLWQIDVDEFYHPADIARVAAYLQQHPETSCLCFRAYHFWGGFDYLADGGFFWHRQYQGEPWGRYRRVFRWRPGYRYDSHRPPTIVDERGRNVTRRRIVHADAFGVWMYHYYMVFPHQYTRKGAYYQNQPWERERGRLQKNLDLLSEVNLTNGLRIMDQYGTRNWLCRFAGRHPQPIEALRADIAAGRVVVEQRRTDDIERLLADPRYAQMVQVAQKQERLRAWRDYLTYLLWWRPRASLIQLVREQTPPALVRRLPPALQAKFIPEHRRRYQAQWARYQRSIGSGDAT
- a CDS encoding glycosyltransferase family 2 protein, whose amino-acid sequence is MKQPLFSIITITLNCAADAEQTARSVLAQDFADVEYLVKDGCSTDGTVERLQALGVRVIVSPDTGIYDAMNQGVAHARGTYVCFLNAGDRFAGPDVLSAVAEEIARSGEPDFLYGDVRSFVQHPHLGTGHAGAGRLITYPDRLNRFWLYRKMICQQVWFVRREIYVTQPFATDYRILADYAYLLNMILRRRVRYRHVAKEVAIFDGGGVSSRRSALRDAERQRALQTVYAPWELRLYETIFGGMRWLNRTLIYPMIPLLPERWRARLSGL
- a CDS encoding NAD-dependent epimerase/dehydratase family protein produces the protein MTSAKTPHALITGGAGYIGSLLTGVLLNQGWSVTVVDDLLFGGASLLGYWHHPRFRFAKGDICDPATLRATGDGIAVGDLPPASFDAVIHLAAIVGFPACQMVGPQVAWRYNFEGTKRVFAAAEAGRVGRFVFASTYSNYGLSPDGKPVTEESPLNPQSLYAETKIAAEQFLRENTAGAATMPILFRFATLFGVSPRTRFDLIINQFVLEAITRRKLIIYQRGYARSFVHVRDVCDAILLGLEAPEAVVNREIFNVGSDEGNYTKDEIVALVQRHVEGTVVEYKDLTFGGDMRDIRVSFAKIRERLGFRPRISVEQGIREVASVLTNGVIKDALDSQYRNAQFIVQ